CCCCCGTGCCGGGCCAAGGCCTCCCGCATCTGGAAGCGGCACACGGGGCAGAGGTCCCCCTCCACCTCCAGGGGGTAGGGGTAGCCCGGGTGGAGGGCCTTGAGCTCGGCCAGGAACTCCTCCCGGATCTCCTTGGGCAGCAGGTGCAGGGGCTCCTCGTGCATGGGGCAGGGCAGGGGGCCTTCGGGGGTCTTCCAGTAGAAGGTGAAAAGTTTTCCCTCCTCCGTGCGGCTGTAGGCCTCCAGGCCCTTCTTCAGCAGGCGGGCGATGGTGCTCTTGGCCGAGCCCACGGGCCCGTGGAGGAGGAGGATGCGCCTTTCCGGCCCCAGGCGGTGGGCCGCGGCCTTCAGGGTGGCCACCAGGCGCATGAGGGGCTTGTCCAGGCCGAAGACCGCGTCCTTGCCCCCCTCGAAGGGGTCATCGAAGAAGCGATAGTGGAGGAGCTTCTCCCGGAACAGGGTGTACTCCTCCACCCCGTGGGAGAGGATCATGTCGTGGACCCGCTGGAAGCTGGTCCTGAGGGGCCTGGGGTCCCGCTTCAGCAAGGCGAGGTACTCCCCGAAGGGGCCCTCCCAGCTCAGGGCCCGATAGGCCTCGAGGTCTTGGCGGCGACGTATGCGCTCCAGCTCGTTCATGGATGCCCTCCTCCATACCGCGTGGCGGACGGTTTTGATAGCTTCATCCCTATTGTACCAGGTTTGGGGCGGGGAGTGTGGGCCCGCCCCTTGGCAAAGTCCGGCCATTGGCTTAAACTTAACCCGCTTCTCGCCAAAGCTCCCAAAAGCCTCGGGCGTTGTGGAGGAAGTGGGCCAGGATACCCGCCAGGAGGCTTCCCGTGAGGAGGTAGGCCAGGCCGAAGAGGAGGCCGGCCAGGCCGGTGTAGAGGGGATAGGCCAGGGCAGGGCGGGGTGCTGGGTGCAGGAGGGCGAAGAGGAAGGCCTGCAGGAAAAGCCCCCAAGGCCCGAGCCAGGCCACCAGGAGGCTTTGCAGCAGGCCCCGGAAGAAGACCTCCTCCGCCACCCCGGAGAGGAGGGCGAGGAGGAGGAGGAACCCGGGCCCCGCCCCGGCCGCCCTTAGGGCCCGCCCCGCCTCCCGGTGGAGGCGCTCGGCTTCCCGGAAGGAGGCGGGGAAAAGCCTCCGGAAGAGGGCCTCTAGGCCCCAAAGGGCCAGGAGGAGGCCCAGGGCTAGGGGGAGGTCCCGCGGGAGCCTGGCCTCCCCCAGGGGGTAGTGGAGGAGGAGCATCCCCGAGGCCCCCAGGAGGAGGAGGGCGGCCTGAAGGCCCAGGAGGAAGCCCAGGGGTGGGGGCACGCCTAGGCCTCCTCCAGGAGGGCCTGGACGAAGCGCAGGCGGCTCATCTCCCCGAAGGAGAGGTAGGCCAGGGGGCTTTCCCCCCCAAGGAGGCGGTCCCGCACCTCCTTGGGGCTCAAGCCCTGCCGCCGGAGCCTCCCCGCCTCCTCCCGGGCCCGGAGGAGGAAGTCCCGCTTGGCCCCCAAGGCCCTGTGCGGCTCGGCCACCGGCCCCGCGTGGGCGCAGAAGAGGGCTTTGGGCCTCAGGGCCAGCACCGCCTCGAGGCTCTGGAGGAGGGCCGTGAGGTCAAAGCCCGGGGGGGCGAGGTTCGCCCGCACGGAGAGGAAGAGGTCCCCGCTGAAGACCACGCCCTCCTCCGGGTCGTAGAGGGCCACGTGGTCCGGGGCGTGCCCCGGGGTGGGGAGGAGGTGAAGGGGGCCCACCCGCTCCGCGGCCCGCACCGGGGTGGGCCCCAGCCCTCCCCACACCAGGCGGCGGTAAAGGGGGAGGCGGGGCGGGGCCTGGAGGAGGGCCGCCGTGGCCCGGCTCCCGTAGACGGGGATCCCCAGCCTGGGGGCCCCCCCCGCGTGGTCCTCGTGGGCGTGGGTGAGGACCAGGGCCTCCGCCCCTGGGGAGAACCCCTGCGCCCTGGATGGACCCGCGTCTACCAGCAGGCCCCGGTAGCGGTAGACGTAAACCCCATAGCCCACCCTGCGGCTCAAAGGGGTGGTGAGGTAGAGGGCTTCCACCCCGTGCCCCTGGGGACGCCACCCCATAGGCCCAGGATAACTTCCCCCTGGGCGAAGCCGCCGCGAATCCGTGGGCCCTCTTTCCGGAGCCCCCACCGCGGCGAAGGTTGCCGCGGGGTACTCAGTCCACCTCCAGGATCAACTTGGGCCGGAAGCCCAAGGCGTCCGCGGCCACCAGGTGCAGGGGGATGCCCCGGTACTCCCTGGGGAGCCTTTCCGGATCGGCCCCGTGCAGGTGGCCGTAGACGATGGCCGCGGGCTCGGCCTCTGCGGCCAGCTCCAAAAGGGGGCCCGCCTCCCCGTCCGGGCCGAAGGGAGGGAAGTGGAAGGCCAGGACCCGGTGGCGGTGGGGCTTGCCCTGAAGGTCCTTCAGGGAGAGCCTCAGCCGCTCCACCTCCCGGGCGAAGACCCGCTCGTCCTCCGGGGTGGGGGGCGGGTACTGCCAGCCCCGGGTGCCCGCCACCCCTACCCCGTCCACCACCAGGGCATCGTTTTGCAGGGCGTACATGCCTTCGGGGAGCAGGGCGCGAAGGCGGCGGATGGAGGGCCACCAGTAGTCGTGGTTGCCCTTGAGGAGCACCTTCTTCCCCGGAAGGGCGGCCAGGTCCAGGAGGTCGGGGAGGGCTTCGGGGAGGCGCATGGCCCAGGAGATGTCCCCGGGCACCACCACCAGGTCCTCCCTCCCCACCGCCTGCCGCCAGCCCCGGAAGAAGGCCTCGGGGTGGCCCTGCCAGGCGGGCCCGAAGACGGTCATGGGCTTGGGGCGCAGGCGGGAGAGGTGGGGGTCGGCGATGGCCAGGACCCGCATGGGCCATAGCGTACCCTAAAGGGGTGGGAAACTCCGAGGCCTTGGCCTACGCCGTGCGGCTTCTGGCCCAACGGGCCCTGTCCCGGGCGCGCCTTAGGGAGAAGCTCCTCGCCCGTTTTCCCCGGGGGGAGGTGGAGGCGGCCCTTGCCCGGCTGGAGGAACTCGGCTACTTGGACGACCGGGCCTTTGCCGAGGCCTTCGTGGCAAGCCGGAGGAAGTACGGCCCCCTTAAGCTCCGCCACCTCCTTTTGGCCCAGGGGGTACCGGGGGAGGTGGTGGAGGAGGTTCTCGCCGCCCATGAGGGGGAGAGCTTGGAGGCGGCCCTGAAGGTCCTCCGTCGCTACCCCCGCCGCTTGGACCAGGCCAGGGCGGTGCGCTTCCTCCAGGGCCGGGGCTTTTCCTTGGGGGTGGCCCTCGAGGCCTATCGGCTTGTCAAGGAGGAGGAAAGGGGGTAAAAAGAGCCCATGCCCGAGGTGCGCGCGGAGCGCTTCATCCCCGCTCCCCCGGAGAAGGTCTACGCCCTGGCCAAGGACCTGGAGGGCCTCAAACCCTACCTGAAGGAGGTGGAGAGCCTTAAGGTTCTCTCGCAGGAGGGCAGCCGCACGCGAAGCGAGTGGGTGGCGGTGGCCATGGGCAAGAAGGTGCGCTGGCTGGAAGAGGAGGAGTGGGACGACCGGGGTCTGAGGAACCGTTTCTTCTCCCCCGAGGGGGACTTCGACCGCTACGAGGGGGAGTGGGTCTTCCTGCCGGAAGGGGAGGGCACCCGGGTGGTCCTCACCCTGGCCTACGAGCTCACCATCCCCATCTTCGGGGGGCTCTTGCAAAAGCTGGTGCAAAGGCTCATGCAGGAGAACGTGGAAAGCCTCCTTAAGGGCCTGGAGGAGCGGGTCCAGGCCGCCTAGTTGCGTGGGGGCCCCTTTTGCTCTAGCATGGGCCTGAAGCCGCCCGTGCCTTCCCACAAGCGGGGTGGCCCAAGAGCCTTCGGGAGGTCAGAGTGGAAACGTTGCGCGTCTCTTCCAAGTCCCGCCCCAACTCCGTGGCCGGTGCCATCGCGGCGCTTCTGCGCACCAAGGGGGAGGTGGAGGTCCAGGCCATCGGTCCCCAGGCGGTGAACCAGGCGGTGAAGGCCATCGCCATCGCCCGGGGCTACATCGCCCCCGACAACCTGGACCTGGTGGTCAAGCCCGCCTTCGTCAAGCTGGACCTGGAGAACGAGGAGCGGACCGCCCTGAAGTTCAGCATCAAGGCCCACCCCCTGGAGTCTTGAGGCCGGAAACGCCCCGGGCCCTGGCCGTCTGGGTGCTCCTGGAGGTGGAGCGGGGCGGCAGGGCGCAGCACCTTTTGGACCGGGCCCTGGACCGGCTTTCCTGGCCGGAGCGGGACAAGGCCTACGCCACCCACCTGGTCTACGGGGCCCTGCGCCGCCTGAGGCTTCTGGACTTCCTCCTGGAGCCCCTCCTGCGGCGCCCGGAGGGGCTTCCCCCGGAGGTGCGCTGGGCCCTCCGTCTGGGGGCCCTGGAGTGGCTCCTCGGCAAGCCGGACCACGCCCGGGTGAGCCCCTGGGTGGAGGAGGCCAAGCGCCATCACCCCCGCCTGGCGGGTCTGGTGAACGCGGTCCTCCGCCGCCTGGCTCCCCGGGAGGCCCCGGAGTGCGTGCGCCTTTCCCTTCCCGACTGGCTCTGCGAGGCCTGGCGGGCCTTCTTCGGCCAGGTGGCCTTCGCCGAGGGCTTCAACGAGCCCGCCCCCCTCTTCCTCACCGCCTACCGCCCCGTGGCGGGGCTGAGGCCGGGGCCCCTTCCGGAAAGCTACCTCTGGGAGGGCCCCAAGGCCGACTTCTCCGCCCTGGGCTTCCAGCCCCAGAACCCGGCCTCCCTCCTCGCGGCCCAGCTCCTGGAGCCCGAGCCGGGGGAAAGGGTCCTGGACCTCTGCGGGGGGGCGGGGCTCAAGGCCTTCTACCTGGCGGCCAGGGGAGCGGAGGTGGTCTCCTACGACCTGAACCCCAAGCGGCAGGAGGCGGGGCGGAGGACGGCCAGGAAGCTGGGCCTCCGGGTGGACTACCGCACCCAGGACCTGAGGAAGCCCATCCCCGAGAGGGCCAAAAAAGTCCTCCTGGACGCCCCCTGCACGGGCGCCGGCACCTTCCGCGCCCACCCCGAGCTCCGCTACCGCCTCGTCCCCGAGGACCCCGGGCGCATGGCGGCGCTGCAGCTCGCGCTTTTGGAAACCGCGGCCCAGGCCACGGAGGAGGGAGGGGTGTTGGTCTATGCGGTCTGCACCCTCACCGAGGAGGAGGGGGAAGGGGTGGCCCGGGCCTTTCTGGAGCGGCACCCGGAGTTCCGCCCCGAGCCCTTCCCCTGCCCCCTGCCGGTGCTTAAGGAGGCCCTGGGGGTGTACGTGGCCCCCGAGGGGGGCCTGGACGGGTTCTACTACCTTCGCCTCCGGAGGGTAGACTCTAGGGCATGAAGCTCGCCTTCCTGGGCCTGGGCAAGATGGGAAGGAGCATCCTCAAAGGCGCCCTGGACCGGGGCTTCCTGCGCCCTGGGGAGGTGGGGGTGGTGGGGCGCACCCCCGAGCGCGCCCAGGAGCTGGCCCAGGCCTTCGGCATCCGCCCCTTGAGCCTTGAGGAGCTCCCCCAGGCGGAGCGGGTCCTCCTCGCCGTGCAGCCCCGGGACTTTCCCCACCTGGCCCCGGAGATCGCCTTTCCTGGGGTGGGCTACCTTTCCATCATGGCCGGGGTGTCCACCGCCCTCCTGGCCCGCAGGCTGGACACGAGGCGGGTGGTGCGGGCCATGCCCAACGTGGCGGCCAGCATCGGGGAGAGCTCCACCGCCCTCACCGCCTTAAAGGAGGCCCGGGAGGCGGGGGACCTGGACTTCGCCCGGGCCCTCTTCGCCACCGTGGGGGACGTGTACGAGATCCCCGAGCACCTCTTCGATCCCTTCACCGCCATGTCCGCCTCCGCCCCCGCCTACCTGGCCCTGGTGGCGGAGGCCCTGGCGGACGCGGGGGTGAAGATGGGGATGCCCCGGGTCCTGGCCCTGCGCCTGGCGGCGGAGGCCCTGGCGGCCACGGGGGAGCTCCTGAAGGCCCGGCACCCCGCCCAGGTCAAGGACGAGGTGGCGAGCCCGGGGGGCACCACCATCCACGGCCTCCACGCCCTCGAGGCCCGCGCCCTGCGGGCCGCCTTCTACGAGGCGGTGGAGGCGGCCACCCGGCGGGGGCACGAGCTGGGGGAGGTGGAGTGATCCCCCTTTCCGCCGGGCCCTTCGCCGGTTCCCCAAACCCGAAGGGCGGTATGGCCCGGAGGCGGGCCGTCCCGGCTTGCGCCGGGGCGGGGGCCCCGGTAGAAAGGGGCATATGGTCCCCGGTCCCCTGCGCCTGGCGGCCCTCCTGCCCCTGGCCCTCCTCGCCTTGGCCCAGGTCTTCCCCTCCTCCGGGGGGCGCTACCTCTACTCCGATGGCACGGTCCAGGAGCTCCTGCCCACGGAGGAGGGGTTTCGCCTGCGCTACCTGCGGGAGGGCAGGGTCTTCCGCGAGGACCGTCTGAAAAAGGCCCCCGAGGGGCTCTACCTCCTGGGCGTGGGCCTGCCCGAGGGCTACTTCCCCTTCGAGCCCCCCCTCCTCCTCTACCCCGCCCGGCTGGAGCTGGGCCTGGCCTGGGGGGGTAGCGCCCGCTTCCAGGGGCAGCGGGTGGCCCTTTCCGCCCGGGTGGAGGGGGTGGAGGGGGTGCGGGTGGGGGCCGGGGCCTTCAACGCCTTCCGGGTGCGGGTGGCCTACACCACCGAGCGGGGGGGGACCGACCTCCAGGAGCTCTACCTGGTCCCGGGCCTGGGGGTGGTGGCCTACCGGGCGGGGGGGGTATGGGTGGGGCTCCTCCGCCGGCCCTAAGCGCCCGCGCACGAAGGTTGCCCCATGGGCAAAGGCTGAGGTGGCTTTTCTGGGGCCCCCGTCGTGGCGCAAGCCACGACGGGGTGTTCAGGCCTGGGCCCGCAGGTAGTAGCGGGCGATCTCCCAGTACATGCGCAGGCGGTGGCGGAGGCCCGGCAGGAGGCCCCGCTTCTCCTCCTTCATCACCTGGCTGACCCCGGGCAGGGGCAGGTAGCGCACCCGCCAGCCCTGGCGCTGGGCGTGGCGGGTGAGGAGGAGCTCCAGGTCGTAGCGGGCCCCCTCCAGGCCCGGCACCCGGCGCAGGGCCTCGGTTCCCAGGGCCCGCTGGCCCGAGAGGAAGGGGGTGAGGCGCATGGCCAGGTCGGTGGAGAGCCGCCCCCCCTGGAAGACCCCCACGGTCATCTCCGCCCGCCCTTCCCGCACGGGGGCGAGGAGGGCCTCCAGGTGTTCGGGGTGAAGGCCGAGCAGGTCGGCGTCCAGGAGGAGGACGTAGGGGGTGGCCACCCGCCGGAGCCCCTCGGCGATGGCCCCTCCTTTGCCGCGGTTTTCCGGCAGGCGCACCACCTCCGCCCCGGCCCTTTCCGCCTCGGCCGCGGTGCGGTCCTGGGAGCCGTCGTCCGCCACCACCACGGGGAAGCCCGCCGCTTTGGCCACCCGCACCACCTGGGCCACGTGGGCCTCCTCGTTGAAGGCGGGGATGAGCACGGTGGCCGTCATCAGCCTCCCACAAGGCGCCGGATGTCCTGGAAGGTGACCAGGAGGACCAGGAAGATGAGGAAGAGGAAGCCCAGGTAGTGGACCATGGCCTCCTGCTCGGGCCGGATGCGGAAGAGACGGGAGAGGACCAGGAGCAGGATGCGGCCCCCGTCCAGGGCGGGGATGGGCAGGAGGTTGAAGAGGGCCAGGGAGAGGTTGATGGCCACGGTGAGCTCCAGGAGGCGGAAGAGCCCCTCCTGGGCTGCCCGCCCCGTTTCCGCCACGATGCCCACCGGGCCCACCACCCCGCTGTCCGGGTTGCCCGAGAGGACCCCGATGAGCCCCCCCACCAGGGCCTGGACCAGCTGGGGGCCGAAGGCCAGGGTGCGGGCCACCGCCAGGGAAAGCCCTTCCAGGAAGCCCACGGGCTGGAACTCCGCCTCAGGCTGGTAGACCACCCCCAGGCGCTCCAGGGGCTCGGCCCAGGCGAAGCGCAGGACCACCTCCTCCCCTTGCCGGAGCACCCGCACCGTGTGCTCCCCCGCCTCCCGCAGGCGGCCGATCTCCGCGGCCTCCCGCAGGGGCTCGCCCCCGATGGCCAGGAGGACGTCCCCCGGCCGCAGGCCCGCCCGCTCCGCCGGGCTTTCCGGGAGGACCTCCAGGATCACCGCCCGCCCCGTGGCCTGGGGCACCCCCTGGGCGCTGAAGAGGTAGCCCAGGAGGGCCCAGGCCAGGAGGACGTTCATCGCCACCCCTGCCACCAGGACCAGGAGCTTGCCGAGGAAGGGCAGGGCGTCGTACCCCCGGCCCCGCTCCTCGGGCAGGAGGCCCTCGATGTCCGCGTACCCCCCTAAGGGGATGGCGGAAAGCCGCCACTCCGTGCCCCAGGCGTGCCGCTTGAGGAGGATGGGGCCGAAGCCCACGCTGAAGGCCTTGACCCTGACCCCTTGCGCCCTCGCCGCCAGGTAGTGTCCCAGCTCGTGGACGAAGATGCTCACGCCGATGATGACCAAAAACCAAAGAAGGCTCATGCCCACCTCTTGGCCTCCTCCCGGGCCCAGGCGTCCACGGCGAAGAGGTTATCCCATGTTAG
Above is a genomic segment from Thermus thermamylovorans containing:
- a CDS encoding M50 family metallopeptidase, encoding MSLLWFLVIIGVSIFVHELGHYLAARAQGVRVKAFSVGFGPILLKRHAWGTEWRLSAIPLGGYADIEGLLPEERGRGYDALPFLGKLLVLVAGVAMNVLLAWALLGYLFSAQGVPQATGRAVILEVLPESPAERAGLRPGDVLLAIGGEPLREAAEIGRLREAGEHTVRVLRQGEEVVLRFAWAEPLERLGVVYQPEAEFQPVGFLEGLSLAVARTLAFGPQLVQALVGGLIGVLSGNPDSGVVGPVGIVAETGRAAQEGLFRLLELTVAINLSLALFNLLPIPALDGGRILLLVLSRLFRIRPEQEAMVHYLGFLFLIFLVLLVTFQDIRRLVGG
- a CDS encoding metallophosphoesterase, which produces MRVLAIADPHLSRLRPKPMTVFGPAWQGHPEAFFRGWRQAVGREDLVVVPGDISWAMRLPEALPDLLDLAALPGKKVLLKGNHDYWWPSIRRLRALLPEGMYALQNDALVVDGVGVAGTRGWQYPPPTPEDERVFAREVERLRLSLKDLQGKPHRHRVLAFHFPPFGPDGEAGPLLELAAEAEPAAIVYGHLHGADPERLPREYRGIPLHLVAADALGFRPKLILEVD
- a CDS encoding stage V sporulation protein S; the encoded protein is METLRVSSKSRPNSVAGAIAALLRTKGEVEVQAIGPQAVNQAVKAIAIARGYIAPDNLDLVVKPAFVKLDLENEERTALKFSIKAHPLES
- a CDS encoding MBL fold metallo-hydrolase, yielding MGWRPQGHGVEALYLTTPLSRRVGYGVYVYRYRGLLVDAGPSRAQGFSPGAEALVLTHAHEDHAGGAPRLGIPVYGSRATAALLQAPPRLPLYRRLVWGGLGPTPVRAAERVGPLHLLPTPGHAPDHVALYDPEEGVVFSGDLFLSVRANLAPPGFDLTALLQSLEAVLALRPKALFCAHAGPVAEPHRALGAKRDFLLRAREEAGRLRRQGLSPKEVRDRLLGGESPLAYLSFGEMSRLRFVQALLEEA
- a CDS encoding RsmB/NOP family class I SAM-dependent RNA methyltransferase, producing the protein MRPETPRALAVWVLLEVERGGRAQHLLDRALDRLSWPERDKAYATHLVYGALRRLRLLDFLLEPLLRRPEGLPPEVRWALRLGALEWLLGKPDHARVSPWVEEAKRHHPRLAGLVNAVLRRLAPREAPECVRLSLPDWLCEAWRAFFGQVAFAEGFNEPAPLFLTAYRPVAGLRPGPLPESYLWEGPKADFSALGFQPQNPASLLAAQLLEPEPGERVLDLCGGAGLKAFYLAARGAEVVSYDLNPKRQEAGRRTARKLGLRVDYRTQDLRKPIPERAKKVLLDAPCTGAGTFRAHPELRYRLVPEDPGRMAALQLALLETAAQATEEGGVLVYAVCTLTEEEGEGVARAFLERHPEFRPEPFPCPLPVLKEALGVYVAPEGGLDGFYYLRLRRVDSRA
- a CDS encoding glycosyltransferase family 2 protein, whose protein sequence is MTATVLIPAFNEEAHVAQVVRVAKAAGFPVVVADDGSQDRTAAEAERAGAEVVRLPENRGKGGAIAEGLRRVATPYVLLLDADLLGLHPEHLEALLAPVREGRAEMTVGVFQGGRLSTDLAMRLTPFLSGQRALGTEALRRVPGLEGARYDLELLLTRHAQRQGWRVRYLPLPGVSQVMKEEKRGLLPGLRHRLRMYWEIARYYLRAQA
- a CDS encoding CPBP family intramembrane glutamic endopeptidase; amino-acid sequence: MPPPLGFLLGLQAALLLLGASGMLLLHYPLGEARLPRDLPLALGLLLALWGLEALFRRLFPASFREAERLHREAGRALRAAGAGPGFLLLLALLSGVAEEVFFRGLLQSLLVAWLGPWGLFLQAFLFALLHPAPRPALAYPLYTGLAGLLFGLAYLLTGSLLAGILAHFLHNARGFWELWREAG
- the proC gene encoding pyrroline-5-carboxylate reductase, whose amino-acid sequence is MKLAFLGLGKMGRSILKGALDRGFLRPGEVGVVGRTPERAQELAQAFGIRPLSLEELPQAERVLLAVQPRDFPHLAPEIAFPGVGYLSIMAGVSTALLARRLDTRRVVRAMPNVAASIGESSTALTALKEAREAGDLDFARALFATVGDVYEIPEHLFDPFTAMSASAPAYLALVAEALADAGVKMGMPRVLALRLAAEALAATGELLKARHPAQVKDEVASPGGTTIHGLHALEARALRAAFYEAVEAATRRGHELGEVE
- a CDS encoding type II toxin-antitoxin system RatA family toxin — translated: MPEVRAERFIPAPPEKVYALAKDLEGLKPYLKEVESLKVLSQEGSRTRSEWVAVAMGKKVRWLEEEEWDDRGLRNRFFSPEGDFDRYEGEWVFLPEGEGTRVVLTLAYELTIPIFGGLLQKLVQRLMQENVESLLKGLEERVQAA
- a CDS encoding regulatory protein RecX, encoding MGNSEALAYAVRLLAQRALSRARLREKLLARFPRGEVEAALARLEELGYLDDRAFAEAFVASRRKYGPLKLRHLLLAQGVPGEVVEEVLAAHEGESLEAALKVLRRYPRRLDQARAVRFLQGRGFSLGVALEAYRLVKEEERG